TAAGCGACAGCGTATGTAAACACCTAACGCAACTATTGAATGCGCGTAGGGGAGTGCTTGAGCATTTAGGCGATTATGGTTTACCGGATGTGGAAGATCTATATGAAGGGCTACCTTATTCGCAGCAAACACTTGCCAATGAAGTAAAAAGAACCATAGAAAAGTACGAACCAAGAATTACCAACCTCATCGTTCGACCCATCGACATAAAAGAGGAAAACTGTGTGATTCGATTTGAGATAAGAGCGCAATTAAAAACCGGCGAGATAATCAGATTGAATACTAAGTTTGCGTCAGGTGGTAAAGCAAACGTCAATGCAGGAGGAGCAGACTAATGGATATGCAGCAATATTTTGATGCGCAAATGAGGCTGTTAACACAAGCAGGTAAACAATTTGCTCAGCAGTATCCTGAACATGCCGGTT
This genomic interval from Pseudoalteromonas galatheae contains the following:
- the tssE gene encoding type VI secretion system baseplate subunit TssE → MALFDLLAQPSRQAYSDNNLSHLSDSVCKHLTQLLNARRGVLEHLGDYGLPDVEDLYEGLPYSQQTLANEVKRTIEKYEPRITNLIVRPIDIKEENCVIRFEIRAQLKTGEIIRLNTKFASGGKANVNAGGAD